From Pusillibacter faecalis, one genomic window encodes:
- a CDS encoding phage tail sheath C-terminal domain-containing protein — MSESRHERPGVYSSYDASAVVTAGRGSKIIGVAAKAASGTVGEVVTLTGYTAGVAAFGEDVDPGMSTILRLLFLNGASTVAAVRVADEEPDYAGAFGVLGKVEAQILVCDSGELSVQQALRTAVETASEQRRERIAVVGGSGLKASELVERAAELNSERMVLVGPDLVRGEGTLPGVFASAALAGAIASGTDPAIPLNGAELSGLEGLTEDYTDNDIDLLVRGGVTPLESVGGVISPVRGITTRTTTGGAADSTWRELTTILIVDDIIPSIRTALRSRFSRAKNTARGRSAIRSQVIVELEKKVAAEIIDSYGEVMVNALEEDPTVCLVEFGFAVAHGLNQIYLTVHMTV, encoded by the coding sequence GTGAGTGAGAGCAGGCACGAGCGGCCTGGGGTGTATTCCAGCTACGATGCCTCGGCGGTTGTGACCGCCGGCCGGGGCAGTAAGATCATCGGCGTGGCGGCAAAGGCCGCCTCCGGCACGGTGGGAGAGGTGGTGACTCTCACCGGGTATACCGCCGGTGTTGCTGCCTTTGGAGAGGATGTAGATCCTGGCATGAGTACCATTTTGCGGCTTTTATTTTTGAACGGCGCCTCCACGGTGGCGGCGGTCCGGGTGGCGGACGAAGAGCCGGACTACGCGGGGGCCTTTGGGGTCCTTGGTAAGGTAGAGGCGCAGATTCTGGTCTGTGACAGCGGGGAGCTGAGCGTGCAGCAGGCCCTGCGGACGGCGGTGGAGACCGCGTCGGAGCAGCGGCGGGAGCGAATTGCCGTGGTGGGCGGTAGTGGCCTCAAGGCGTCAGAGCTGGTGGAGCGGGCCGCGGAACTCAACAGCGAGCGCATGGTGCTGGTGGGACCGGATCTGGTCCGGGGCGAGGGCACGCTGCCGGGGGTATTTGCATCGGCAGCACTGGCCGGAGCGATTGCCAGCGGGACAGACCCGGCGATCCCTCTCAACGGTGCGGAACTCTCCGGGCTGGAGGGGCTGACAGAGGATTATACCGACAACGACATTGATCTCCTGGTTCGGGGCGGCGTAACGCCCCTGGAAAGTGTGGGCGGTGTGATCTCGCCGGTCCGGGGGATTACCACCCGCACCACCACCGGCGGCGCGGCGGACAGCACCTGGCGGGAACTGACCACCATTTTGATTGTGGACGATATCATTCCCTCCATCCGGACGGCACTGCGCAGCCGGTTTTCCAGAGCCAAGAATACCGCCCGCGGCCGGAGCGCCATCCGCTCCCAGGTGATTGTGGAGCTGGAGAAAAAGGTGGCGGCGGAGATCATCGACAGCTATGGCGAAGTGATGGTAAACGCCCTGGAAGAGGACCCTACCGTGTGTCTGGTGGAGTTTGGCTTCGCCGTGGCCCACGGTCTCAACCAGATTTATCTGACGGTTCACATGACCGTTTGA